A genomic segment from Sulfitobacter mediterraneus encodes:
- the tssC gene encoding type VI secretion system contractile sheath large subunit produces the protein MAEEATEVEGGAGAVQTEESDFSSLLQKEFRPRTETAKTAVETAVTTLAQQALENASLISEDVLLSLEAMVAEIDRKLSEQINQIIHHDEYQELESAWRGLHFLVNNTETDEMLKIRVFNISKKELHKTVRKFKGTAWDQSPIFKKLYGEEYDQIGGEPYGCLVGDYYFDHTPPDVELLGEMAKISAAGHAPFLAAAAPSLMQFENWGELSNPRDLTKIFQTPEYAGWRSLRDSEDSKYLGLAMPKFLGRQPYGAKSNPVEEFAFEEETGDGDSSKFAWVNAAYGMAMNINRSFKEYGWCSRIRGVESGGTIEGLPTHTFPTDDGGVDMKCPTEVTIGDRREAELAKAGLMPLLHRKNTDVASFIGAQSLHKPAVYDDPDATANANLAARLPYLFATCRFAHYLKCMVRDKVGSFKERAEMERWLNDWIMQYVDGNPGTSSEDTKARKPLAAAEVVVEADEENPGYYRSQFYLRPHYQLEGLSVSLRLVSKLPSEKQ, from the coding sequence ATGGCCGAAGAAGCAACAGAAGTCGAAGGCGGCGCAGGCGCGGTTCAGACGGAAGAGTCTGATTTTTCCAGCCTGCTGCAGAAAGAGTTTCGCCCGCGCACGGAGACGGCCAAAACTGCCGTTGAAACTGCTGTCACCACATTGGCGCAGCAAGCCCTTGAGAACGCATCCCTTATTTCAGAGGATGTTCTGCTGTCGCTCGAAGCGATGGTGGCGGAAATTGATCGTAAGCTGTCAGAACAGATCAACCAGATCATCCACCATGACGAATACCAAGAGCTGGAAAGCGCGTGGCGGGGTTTGCATTTCTTGGTGAACAACACCGAAACCGATGAGATGCTGAAGATCCGGGTGTTCAATATCTCAAAGAAAGAACTGCACAAGACAGTGCGCAAGTTCAAAGGCACGGCTTGGGATCAATCGCCGATCTTCAAAAAACTTTACGGCGAAGAATACGACCAAATCGGCGGCGAACCTTATGGCTGTCTGGTCGGGGACTATTACTTTGACCACACGCCGCCGGATGTGGAACTGCTTGGTGAAATGGCCAAGATCAGTGCCGCTGGCCACGCGCCATTCCTTGCTGCGGCAGCCCCATCCTTGATGCAGTTTGAAAACTGGGGTGAGCTGTCCAACCCGCGCGATCTGACCAAGATTTTCCAGACGCCGGAATATGCTGGTTGGCGCAGTCTGCGCGACAGCGAGGACAGCAAATATCTGGGTCTGGCGATGCCAAAGTTCTTGGGCCGTCAGCCTTATGGGGCCAAGTCGAACCCGGTGGAAGAATTCGCCTTTGAAGAGGAAACCGGCGACGGCGATTCATCCAAGTTTGCATGGGTCAACGCAGCCTATGGGATGGCGATGAACATCAACCGATCCTTCAAGGAATATGGGTGGTGCAGCCGTATCCGCGGAGTTGAGTCGGGCGGCACAATCGAAGGTCTGCCAACCCATACCTTCCCGACAGATGACGGCGGCGTGGACATGAAATGCCCAACCGAAGTGACCATCGGTGACCGCCGCGAGGCCGAACTGGCCAAGGCGGGTCTGATGCCGCTTTTGCACCGTAAAAACACGGATGTGGCATCATTTATCGGGGCGCAATCGCTGCATAAACCGGCCGTATATGACGATCCGGATGCAACAGCGAATGCCAACCTTGCGGCACGTTTGCCCTATCTTTTCGCGACCTGCCGTTTTGCGCATTATCTAAAATGCATGGTTCGTGATAAGGTGGGTTCATTCAAAGAACGGGCTGAAATGGAGCGGTGGCTGAACGACTGGATTATGCAATACGTCGACGGCAACCCGGGCACATCGAGCGAAGACACCAAGGCGCGCAAGCCTCTTGCGGCGGCCGAGGTTGTTGTCGAGGCGGACGAGGAAAATCCGGGCTACTACCGCTCGCAATTCTATCTGCGCCCGCATTACCAATTGGAAGGCCTGTCCGTTTCACTGCGGCTTGTGTCGAAGTTGCCTTCTGAAAAACAGTAA
- the tssB gene encoding type VI secretion system contractile sheath small subunit → MSSSQKFIARNRAPRVQIEYDVELYGAEKKVQLPFVMGVMSDLAGKSEVEQPGVADRKFLEIDVDNFDDRMKAMKPRVAFSVPNTLTGEGNLSVDVSFESMDDFSPGAIARKVEPLRKLMEARNELSNLMTYMDGKPGAEELISKAMNDPALLKSLAAQAAPADDQGDAKDEE, encoded by the coding sequence ATGTCCAGCTCACAGAAATTCATCGCCAGAAACCGCGCCCCGAGGGTGCAAATCGAATATGACGTTGAACTCTACGGTGCCGAGAAAAAAGTTCAGCTGCCATTTGTTATGGGGGTCATGTCTGATCTCGCGGGCAAGTCCGAAGTGGAACAGCCAGGCGTTGCGGATCGCAAGTTCCTGGAAATTGATGTCGATAACTTCGATGACCGGATGAAAGCGATGAAACCGCGCGTGGCGTTTTCCGTACCAAACACGCTGACCGGCGAAGGCAATCTGTCGGTCGATGTCAGCTTTGAAAGCATGGACGATTTTTCGCCCGGTGCCATTGCCCGCAAGGTTGAGCCGCTGCGCAAGTTGATGGAGGCGCGCAACGAGTTGTCGAATCTGATGACCTACATGGACGGCAAACCCGGTGCGGAAGAGCTGATTTCAAAAGCGATGAACGATCCTGCATTGCTCAAGTCGTTGGCGGCGCAAGCTGCTCCGGCTGACGATCAGGGTGACGCGAAAGACGAGGAGTAA
- the tssA gene encoding type VI secretion system protein TssA, translated as MSDLMKTHGDETPSGENLEYDPAFTAMELEAQPEEERQAGSEIVAGSDPDYKALAQKAREVLDRSHEIRAAIYLADSELRINGLEGFAEVTRFIRFCLEEHWDTCHPELDADDDNDPTMRINAVTNLAGRATVLRSLRRWAPLTNSRAFGQVTLRDIEVSNGDTPPADDETPMPMSDVQAAFKDTPSEQLMAYYDAARSAFEDVNAIDAVFLEKTPGFGPSLDPLQKMLGDIVGILAKETGADTPATEGSDAETDAGTGQAPQSGGTGGAAVSAPGQIASPADVASALDSIIAYYKRNEPSSPLPILLARARRLIGADFLTIVNDIAPLGLENVNLVGGIEEDYSE; from the coding sequence TTGTCTGACTTGATGAAGACCCATGGCGATGAAACGCCAAGCGGTGAAAATTTGGAGTATGATCCGGCCTTCACAGCGATGGAGCTTGAAGCGCAGCCGGAAGAAGAGCGCCAGGCGGGCAGCGAAATTGTTGCGGGCAGTGATCCGGACTACAAAGCGCTGGCGCAAAAGGCGCGGGAAGTGCTGGACCGCAGCCACGAGATCCGCGCGGCGATCTATCTGGCCGACAGCGAGCTACGGATTAACGGGCTGGAAGGGTTTGCCGAGGTCACAAGATTTATACGTTTCTGCCTTGAGGAGCATTGGGACACCTGCCATCCGGAACTGGATGCGGATGATGACAATGATCCAACCATGCGGATCAATGCGGTTACCAACCTCGCGGGCCGGGCCACTGTGCTGCGGTCTTTGCGTCGCTGGGCACCTTTGACCAACAGCCGGGCGTTTGGGCAGGTCACATTGCGCGACATTGAGGTGTCGAACGGCGATACCCCGCCAGCGGATGATGAGACACCGATGCCGATGTCGGATGTGCAGGCGGCCTTTAAGGATACGCCATCAGAACAACTGATGGCCTACTATGACGCTGCAAGATCAGCCTTTGAAGATGTGAACGCCATTGATGCGGTGTTCCTTGAGAAAACACCTGGCTTTGGTCCATCACTTGACCCGCTGCAAAAGATGTTGGGCGATATTGTCGGCATTCTGGCCAAAGAAACCGGCGCAGATACACCCGCCACCGAGGGCAGCGATGCCGAAACCGATGCGGGAACCGGCCAAGCGCCTCAAAGTGGCGGGACAGGCGGCGCGGCGGTCAGCGCGCCGGGGCAGATCGCATCACCCGCCGATGTGGCCAGCGCCCTTGACAGCATCATTGCGTATTACAAGCGAAACGAACCCTCTAGCCCATTGCCTATTCTGCTCGCACGGGCGCGGCGGTTGATCGGGGCGGATTTCCTGACAATCGTCAATGATATCGCGCCCTTGGGCCTAGAGAATGTCAACCTCGTGGGAGGCATAGAAGAAGACTACAGCGAATAA
- a CDS encoding class I SAM-dependent methyltransferase produces MHEQSGGPDSYFKQLGGFDGRLKGIIQKLEAELAKPSRRNARQVDFLCTEIDRLTREYLLFLTAMNTARIAQEAAASTPDEAMDIKRVWGVVGARTNLFRLEINRWATIRGLVQEQRQTRRLPLYPPQAKLAKTTYTQMGASDDVFHWLHAMLNPSEQSDAARDHACFPDIALSNSEFHEHLHAAYRVILAQRRNEPVRFLDVGCGGGLKVLTAFRYFPETHGFDFDPAYLDAANHLLSKDDGLNCQVFEQDALTFEGYGNYDVIYFYRPISEETLLIEMEQAIATQARPGTVLVAPYVSFPARHEALGCGHIGGAVYVAGMSQKQAKSLRIKAEKMGPYIVKPDDALLSSVWDPLLVVSRANGFDIPDRYKKPRY; encoded by the coding sequence ATGCACGAGCAAAGCGGCGGCCCTGACAGCTATTTCAAGCAACTTGGCGGGTTTGACGGGCGCCTGAAAGGGATCATTCAAAAGCTCGAGGCAGAGCTTGCAAAACCATCCCGCCGGAACGCACGGCAAGTGGATTTCCTGTGTACAGAGATTGACCGTCTGACCCGCGAGTACCTGCTTTTTCTGACGGCAATGAACACCGCGCGGATTGCACAAGAGGCCGCGGCGAGCACCCCAGACGAGGCGATGGACATCAAACGCGTTTGGGGCGTTGTGGGTGCCCGAACCAATCTGTTTCGTCTCGAAATCAACAGATGGGCCACCATCCGGGGGCTGGTTCAGGAACAGCGCCAGACCAGACGACTGCCGCTTTATCCGCCGCAGGCCAAGCTGGCGAAAACGACTTACACACAGATGGGCGCGAGCGATGATGTGTTCCATTGGTTGCATGCGATGTTGAACCCGTCAGAGCAAAGCGATGCCGCCCGCGATCACGCGTGTTTCCCAGATATTGCGCTGTCCAACAGTGAGTTTCACGAGCATTTGCATGCCGCTTATCGGGTGATCCTGGCGCAACGCCGGAATGAACCTGTGCGGTTCTTGGATGTCGGCTGTGGTGGTGGGCTCAAGGTCCTGACCGCCTTTCGCTATTTCCCGGAAACCCACGGGTTTGATTTTGATCCCGCCTATCTGGACGCCGCCAATCATCTGCTTTCCAAGGATGATGGTCTCAATTGCCAGGTGTTTGAACAAGACGCGCTGACCTTTGAGGGGTACGGGAACTACGATGTTATCTATTTCTACCGCCCAATCAGCGAAGAAACCCTGCTGATCGAGATGGAGCAAGCGATTGCCACACAGGCGCGTCCCGGCACGGTATTGGTTGCACCATACGTCAGTTTTCCGGCCCGTCATGAGGCGCTGGGCTGCGGCCATATTGGCGGTGCTGTCTATGTCGCTGGGATGTCACAAAAGCAGGCCAAAAGCCTTCGGATCAAGGCAGAGAAAATGGGCCCCTATATCGTGAAACCGGATGATGCGCTGCTGTCTTCGGTTTGGGACCCGCTGTTGGTGGTGTCACGTGCCAACGGCTTTGATATTCCAGACCGCTACAAGAAACCGCGATACTAG
- a CDS encoding MotA/TolQ/ExbB proton channel family protein has translation MFGLFESIGTGGPIIAVLIVLSVFSLTVIAVKTLQLWSVTSGSDLRTAAIEAYAKGDTTSAATQSGAGKAPADRVLSYAMQALKDGYSGPPLMTELTRRGNEEFAQMNKQIQFLELIAMISPLIGLLGTVLGMIQSFQELELAQGAANASVLAGGIWQALLTTAAGLLVAIPAAVGASLLSARAERGAQCIEGAIAQLMLVHEQHPK, from the coding sequence ATGTTTGGCTTGTTTGAGAGCATCGGAACCGGCGGTCCCATCATTGCAGTGCTGATCGTGTTGTCGGTGTTTTCCCTCACGGTGATTGCCGTCAAGACGCTGCAACTTTGGTCGGTGACCTCTGGGTCGGACCTGCGCACGGCTGCGATTGAGGCATATGCCAAGGGCGACACCACATCCGCCGCCACACAAAGCGGCGCAGGAAAGGCACCCGCAGATCGGGTTCTAAGCTACGCCATGCAAGCGCTGAAAGATGGCTATTCCGGCCCACCCTTGATGACGGAGCTCACCCGCCGCGGCAACGAGGAATTCGCGCAGATGAACAAACAGATCCAGTTTCTGGAATTGATCGCGATGATTTCGCCGCTGATCGGTCTGCTGGGGACTGTTCTGGGCATGATCCAGTCCTTTCAGGAATTGGAACTGGCACAGGGTGCGGCAAATGCCTCTGTTTTGGCGGGCGGTATCTGGCAGGCACTTCTGACCACAGCCGCCGGATTGCTGGTCGCTATTCCCGCGGCGGTCGGGGCGTCCTTGTTGTCGGCCCGCGCAGAACGCGGGGCACAATGCATCGAAGGGGCCATCGCGCAGTTGATGTTGGTCCACGAACAACACCCCAAGTGA
- a CDS encoding ExbD/TolR family protein — protein sequence MTHDPAPVLHRPKRPKALISMVPMIDVMLILLIFFMVTSTYINLDMIPALQRADDAPDDAPPAQVGGGGVLMVRIGADGTPTLRGQAYALADLKQLFEDKIQQNADQQVLILPSGSASMQALVSVMDIATLSGVTQLQIVRLDASP from the coding sequence ATGACCCATGATCCTGCCCCAGTACTGCACCGGCCCAAACGGCCCAAGGCGCTGATTTCCATGGTGCCGATGATCGACGTCATGTTGATCTTGTTGATCTTCTTTATGGTCACATCGACCTATATCAATCTCGACATGATCCCCGCGCTGCAACGGGCAGATGATGCCCCTGACGATGCGCCACCCGCCCAAGTGGGTGGCGGCGGGGTCTTGATGGTGCGGATCGGGGCGGACGGAACACCCACCCTGCGCGGGCAAGCTTATGCGCTGGCCGATCTGAAACAGCTTTTTGAGGACAAGATACAACAGAACGCAGACCAACAGGTGCTGATCCTGCCGTCAGGATCGGCCAGTATGCAGGCGCTGGTTTCGGTGATGGACATAGCCACCCTATCCGGTGTGACCCAATTGCAAATTGTCCGGCTGGATGCCTCCCCATGA
- a CDS encoding ExbD/TolR family protein, producing MRLSRRPSRTPPETIVALIDVVFFLLVFFMLIGRMDATAPFDVIPPTALTGADMPSGGMTVSVSASGTVALDGALVTLSQMDSRLARALADAPQTLIRINANSAVELRHVLPLLRRIEALGAQEVALVVTPEPHDPTQ from the coding sequence ATGAGATTGTCCCGCCGCCCATCCCGCACCCCGCCAGAGACCATCGTGGCCCTGATTGATGTGGTCTTTTTTCTGCTGGTTTTCTTCATGTTGATCGGCCGCATGGATGCAACGGCACCCTTTGATGTAATCCCGCCAACCGCATTGACCGGCGCGGATATGCCATCGGGCGGGATGACCGTTTCGGTCTCTGCCTCCGGCACTGTGGCGCTGGATGGCGCATTGGTCACGCTTTCCCAAATGGACAGCCGCCTGGCACGGGCATTGGCCGACGCCCCGCAAACCCTGATCCGCATCAACGCCAACAGTGCCGTCGAACTGCGCCATGTCCTGCCTTTGCTCAGACGGATCGAAGCCTTGGGCGCACAGGAGGTGGCATTGGTTGTCACCCCCGAACCCCACGATCCAACCCAATGA
- a CDS encoding DUF4384 domain-containing protein, with the protein MMRGAGLWGAGTVASVASHAAAAALLIWAIKPGPVEDQPKPQTKLNMTTYQVARSAAKEATPELTAARQNTAESSRLAAHGPALQRSQAVKARSEKIPQAPPVSQTAPRIAARSTPLTNTVAQSAPPAQALNLPAPTLASAVTVQNIAQAVSVSATEAQPIAAASVQTQTITLLQPASDTAKLVVSAALTLPPAPLAAPPAPTANLSTTQAIANTPQAMASADVPLSADAAVPLALPALEGQATLAFAAPGDGPVDPVSLTAFQSFMRPGDLRGSSNDVKDDLASVISGVPCSRVQVRFEPLDNALVVSGHVPEDALRGSVLQAMQEKMGADIPVLDNLLILPSPQCGALAGIAGVGLPQSTDQITNPLLVGDDTHAREFRYVAEQPMVLTLQGADYDAYVYVDYFDAAGNVIHLLPNAHTPMKRAPKQSAIKVGSDRALQPGETGLFMKVGPPYGQEIAVAFAASAPLYDGVRPLSEPAAPYLDWLKDKVAEAKSTHPDFKGEWVYFFVSTSAE; encoded by the coding sequence ATGATGCGCGGCGCGGGTCTTTGGGGTGCGGGCACGGTTGCCTCTGTTGCCTCCCATGCCGCCGCCGCGGCGCTTTTGATCTGGGCGATCAAACCCGGGCCCGTGGAGGATCAGCCCAAGCCGCAAACCAAGCTGAATATGACAACCTATCAGGTGGCGCGCAGCGCGGCCAAAGAAGCCACGCCAGAATTGACCGCGGCCCGGCAGAACACGGCGGAAAGCAGCAGACTTGCCGCCCATGGTCCGGCCCTGCAACGCTCGCAAGCGGTTAAGGCGAGATCCGAGAAAATACCGCAAGCCCCGCCTGTGTCCCAGACCGCACCCCGGATTGCGGCCCGATCGACGCCCCTCACCAACACAGTGGCGCAAAGCGCGCCCCCGGCGCAGGCCTTGAACCTTCCTGCCCCCACGCTGGCCAGTGCCGTGACTGTTCAAAACATCGCTCAAGCTGTTTCTGTTTCGGCAACCGAAGCGCAGCCGATCGCCGCCGCCTCTGTACAAACCCAGACAATCACCCTGCTGCAACCGGCAAGCGATACGGCAAAACTGGTCGTCTCGGCGGCCCTCACACTGCCGCCGGCACCGCTTGCAGCACCCCCTGCCCCCACCGCCAATTTGTCCACAACACAAGCCATTGCAAACACCCCTCAAGCCATGGCCAGCGCCGATGTTCCGCTTTCTGCAGACGCGGCAGTCCCGTTGGCCCTGCCTGCACTTGAGGGTCAAGCCACCCTCGCATTCGCCGCCCCGGGGGACGGACCCGTCGATCCCGTTTCGCTGACCGCCTTTCAAAGTTTTATGCGGCCCGGCGATTTGAGAGGATCTTCAAATGACGTCAAAGACGATCTCGCCTCGGTGATCAGCGGCGTCCCGTGTTCGCGCGTTCAGGTTCGGTTTGAGCCTCTGGACAATGCACTGGTTGTATCCGGCCATGTGCCGGAAGACGCCCTGCGAGGATCGGTTCTGCAGGCAATGCAGGAAAAAATGGGCGCTGACATACCAGTGTTGGACAACCTGTTGATCCTGCCCAGCCCCCAATGCGGTGCATTGGCTGGCATCGCTGGGGTCGGCCTGCCGCAATCGACCGATCAAATCACCAATCCGCTGTTGGTTGGCGATGACACCCACGCCAGGGAATTCCGATATGTCGCGGAACAGCCGATGGTTCTGACGCTGCAAGGGGCCGATTACGACGCCTACGTCTATGTGGATTACTTCGATGCGGCGGGGAACGTCATTCACCTGTTGCCCAACGCCCATACACCGATGAAGCGTGCACCGAAACAATCCGCCATAAAAGTCGGCTCGGACCGCGCCTTGCAGCCGGGAGAGACCGGATTGTTCATGAAGGTTGGCCCGCCCTACGGGCAGGAAATCGCAGTGGCCTTTGCCGCGTCAGCACCGCTTTATGACGGGGTACGCCCCTTAAGCGAGCCGGCCGCGCCCTATCTGGATTGGCTGAAGGACAAGGTGGCCGAGGCCAAATCGACCCATCCGGATTTCAAAGGGGAATGGGTCTATTTCTTTGTGTCCACCTCGGCCGAATAA
- a CDS encoding caspase family protein, protein MKTLLRAFLFALALCAGTVHLAHASPERVALVLGMAQYQSIEPLTNTSNDAEALAKTLTDIGFDVTLGLDKTAAELREMMREFAFRSETADLALVYFAGHGIEVQGENFLIPIDARPRSNDDVQQQSISLKEMLAVVERARKMRIVILDSCRNNPLGGGISLAQTDTSNQQPVDEATRGVGGLAAANPDRGTLVAFAAKDGQVALDGNRGNSPYARALIDKMAEPGLEISLMFRQVRDAVLRETGNLQEPHTYGSLSGTPFYLSGNSEGQPDISGAEPATAWSKLRPDQESQLLALADLGDTRSMLGLAYIRLNPEDSRFDPAAAVEFLERAAARGSPEAQMELAKLFEQGLGVEIDEKRALELYRAAADQDFADAINDLGFLYYQGGLGLRADPAKALELFERAADLRQPEAQFNFAALIDDGLIAKKGPPEAAGYLYAALRSGSEDVLNLLLQRPTMFKEETRRELQKLLKNNAFYAGSIDGDFGPGTNRSIRAAYGLEDG, encoded by the coding sequence ATGAAAACTCTGCTGCGTGCGTTTCTCTTTGCTTTGGCGTTGTGCGCCGGGACCGTCCATTTGGCCCATGCCAGCCCTGAACGGGTGGCACTGGTTCTGGGCATGGCGCAGTATCAGTCGATTGAGCCTCTGACCAACACCAGCAACGATGCAGAGGCTCTCGCAAAGACGCTGACCGATATCGGGTTTGATGTGACTTTGGGTTTGGACAAGACCGCAGCTGAGCTGCGTGAGATGATGCGGGAGTTTGCCTTCCGCTCTGAAACGGCGGATCTGGCTTTGGTCTATTTTGCCGGGCACGGGATTGAGGTGCAGGGCGAGAATTTCCTGATCCCCATCGATGCGCGGCCACGCAGCAACGATGATGTACAGCAACAATCCATTTCCCTCAAAGAGATGCTGGCCGTGGTGGAACGGGCGCGAAAGATGCGGATCGTGATCCTCGACAGTTGCCGAAACAATCCCTTGGGCGGGGGGATTAGCCTTGCCCAGACTGACACGTCGAACCAGCAACCGGTGGACGAGGCCACTCGCGGCGTTGGCGGGCTTGCCGCAGCGAACCCGGATCGCGGCACATTGGTCGCCTTTGCGGCCAAGGACGGGCAGGTCGCTCTTGATGGCAACCGCGGTAACAGCCCCTATGCCCGTGCGTTGATTGACAAGATGGCCGAGCCGGGCCTGGAGATCAGCCTGATGTTCCGGCAGGTCCGGGATGCGGTGCTGCGGGAAACCGGCAATTTGCAAGAGCCGCACACCTACGGCAGCCTGTCCGGCACTCCGTTTTATCTGTCCGGCAACAGCGAAGGCCAACCCGATATTTCAGGCGCGGAGCCTGCAACCGCGTGGTCCAAGCTGCGCCCCGATCAGGAATCGCAGCTTTTGGCGCTGGCCGATCTGGGGGACACGCGGTCCATGCTGGGATTGGCCTATATCCGGTTGAACCCGGAAGATTCGCGTTTTGATCCCGCCGCAGCGGTCGAGTTTCTGGAACGGGCCGCCGCGCGAGGATCTCCAGAGGCGCAGATGGAACTGGCCAAGCTTTTTGAACAGGGCCTTGGCGTGGAAATTGACGAGAAACGCGCGCTGGAGCTTTATCGCGCTGCGGCGGACCAGGACTTTGCCGATGCAATCAATGATCTCGGGTTCTTGTATTATCAGGGCGGTTTGGGTCTGCGGGCTGATCCGGCAAAGGCGCTTGAGCTGTTCGAGCGGGCTGCAGATCTGCGCCAGCCCGAGGCGCAGTTCAATTTTGCAGCATTGATTGATGATGGGCTGATCGCCAAGAAGGGCCCGCCAGAGGCGGCTGGATATCTCTATGCGGCATTGCGGTCGGGCAGTGAGGATGTGCTGAACCTTTTGTTGCAGCGGCCCACCATGTTCAAAGAGGAAACCCGCCGTGAATTGCAAAAGCTCCTGAAGAACAACGCCTTTTACGCCGGCAGCATTGATGGCGATTTTGGCCCCGGCACCAATCGCAGCATCCGCGCGGCATACGGCCTGGAAGACGGATAA